Proteins encoded within one genomic window of Camarhynchus parvulus chromosome 14, STF_HiC, whole genome shotgun sequence:
- the TVP23A gene encoding Golgi apparatus membrane protein TVP23 homolog A isoform X1 produces MKQVGTAGAAGGARLPRALRADGLPQQALVDDTEDVSLDFGSEEELALRKARIRHPLATFFHLFFRVSAIVTYLFCDWFSNSFVACFVTILLLLSFDFWSVKNVTGRLLVGLRWWNQIDEDGKSHWVFEAKRVPAIAASTEAEARIFWLGLIICPVIWTMFFFSTLFSLKLKWLALVIAGISLQTANLYGYIHCKLGGQKNISRVTSRLFGTTDVPKRQSRRIAEDGTEEHGKTGTR; encoded by the exons ATGAAGCAGGTAGGGACggcgggcgctgcgggcggGGCGCGGCTTCCCCGGGCCCTGCGCGCTGACGGGCTCCCGCAGCAGGCGCTGGTGGACGACACCGAGGATGTGTCCCTGGATTTCGGGAGCGAGGAGGAGCTGGCGCTGCGGAAAGCGCGGATCAG GCACCCACTGGCCACCTTTTTCCACCTGTTTTTCCGAGTGAGTGCTATTGTCACCTACTTGTTCTGTGACTGGTTCAGCAACAGCTTTGTTGCCTGTTTTGTCACTATTCTCCTCCTTCTATCCTTTGACTTTTGGTCTGTCAAG AATGTGACAGGAAGACTCTTGGTTGGTTTGCGTTGGTGGAACCAGATTGATGAAGATGGAAAAAGTCACTGGGTGTTTGAAGCAAAAAGG gtGCCTGCAATAGCTGCCTCAACTGAAGCTGAAGCCAGAATCTTCTGGCTCGGTCTCATCATCTGCCCAGTGATTTGGacaatgtttttctttagcACCTTGTTCTCCTTGAAGCTGAAATGGCTG GCTCTCGTGATTGCTGGGATCTCCCTCCAGACTGCTAATTTATATGGCTACATCCACTGCAAGTTAGGAGGACAAAAAAACATCAGCAGAGTAACCTCAAGATTGTTTGGCACCACAGACGTTCCCAAGA gacagagcaggagaatTGCAGAAGATGGCACTGAAGAACATGGGAAGACAGGCACTAGGTAA
- the TVP23A gene encoding Golgi apparatus membrane protein TVP23 homolog A isoform X2 gives MKQQALVDDTEDVSLDFGSEEELALRKARIRHPLATFFHLFFRVSAIVTYLFCDWFSNSFVACFVTILLLLSFDFWSVKNVTGRLLVGLRWWNQIDEDGKSHWVFEAKRVPAIAASTEAEARIFWLGLIICPVIWTMFFFSTLFSLKLKWLALVIAGISLQTANLYGYIHCKLGGQKNISRVTSRLFGTTDVPKRQSRRIAEDGTEEHGKTGTR, from the exons ATGAAGCAG CAGGCGCTGGTGGACGACACCGAGGATGTGTCCCTGGATTTCGGGAGCGAGGAGGAGCTGGCGCTGCGGAAAGCGCGGATCAG GCACCCACTGGCCACCTTTTTCCACCTGTTTTTCCGAGTGAGTGCTATTGTCACCTACTTGTTCTGTGACTGGTTCAGCAACAGCTTTGTTGCCTGTTTTGTCACTATTCTCCTCCTTCTATCCTTTGACTTTTGGTCTGTCAAG AATGTGACAGGAAGACTCTTGGTTGGTTTGCGTTGGTGGAACCAGATTGATGAAGATGGAAAAAGTCACTGGGTGTTTGAAGCAAAAAGG gtGCCTGCAATAGCTGCCTCAACTGAAGCTGAAGCCAGAATCTTCTGGCTCGGTCTCATCATCTGCCCAGTGATTTGGacaatgtttttctttagcACCTTGTTCTCCTTGAAGCTGAAATGGCTG GCTCTCGTGATTGCTGGGATCTCCCTCCAGACTGCTAATTTATATGGCTACATCCACTGCAAGTTAGGAGGACAAAAAAACATCAGCAGAGTAACCTCAAGATTGTTTGGCACCACAGACGTTCCCAAGA gacagagcaggagaatTGCAGAAGATGGCACTGAAGAACATGGGAAGACAGGCACTAGGTAA
- the NUBP1 gene encoding cytosolic Fe-S cluster assembly factor NUBP1 — MAEAPGAPEECPGTGSAQAGRAAACQGCPNQGLCAAGAAGPDPAEAAELRARLRAVRHTVLVLSGKGGVGKSTFSALLAHGLAADETKQVALLDIDLCGPSIPKIMGLEGEQVHQSGSGWSPVYVEENLGVMSVGFLLSSPDDAVIWRGPKKNGLIKQFLRDVDWGEVDYLIVDTPPGTSDEHLSIVQYLSASRIDGAVIVTTPQEVSLQDVRKEINFCRKVKLPIIGVVENMSGFVCPKCKNESQIFPPTTGGAEKMCQNLSVSLLGKVPLDPQIGKSCDSGQSFLAEAPESPATLSYRKIIQRIQEYCEQHHLQEEKIM; from the exons ATGGCGGAGGCGCCGGGCGCACCGGAGG AGTGCCCCGGGACCGGCAGCGCCCAGGCGGGAAGGGCGGCCGCCTGCCAGGGATGCCCCAACCAGGGGCTGTGCGCGGccggcgcggccgggccggaCCCGG CGGAGGCGGCGGAGCTGCGGGCGCGGCTGCGGGCGGTGCGGCACACGGTGCTGGTGCTGTCCGGGAAGGGCGGAGTGGGCAAGAGCACCTTCAGCGCCCTCCTGGCGCACGGGCTGGCGGCGGACGAGACCAAGCAG gtTGCTCTGCTGGACATAGATCTCTGTGGGCCATCGATTCCTAAAATTATGGGTCTAGAAGGAGAACAG GTTCATCAGAGTGGATCTGGATGGTCTCCAGTG TATGTTGAAGAAAACTTAGGTGTCATGTCAGTAGGATTCTTGCTTAGTAGTCCTGATGATGCTGTCATCTGGAGAGGACCAAAAAAGAATG GGCTGATCAAGCAGTTTCTGCGTGATGTGGACTGGGGTGAAGTGGATTACCTGATCGTGGACACGCCCCCAGGAACATCGGATGAGCACCTGTCCATCGTGCAGTACCTCAGTGCCTCCCGCATCGACGGCGCTGTCATCGTCACCACCCCCCAG GAAGTGTCACTTCAGGATGTTCGGAAGGAGATCAACTTCTGCCGCAAGGTGAAGCTGCCCATCATAGGTGTGGTGGAGAACATGAGTGGCTTTGTGTGTCCCAAGTGTAAG AATGAATCTCAGATCTTTCCCCCAACTACTGGTGGTGCAGAGAAGATGTGCCAGAACTTGAGTGTTTCTCTCCTGGGTAAAGTGCCTCTGGATCCACAGATAG GAAAAAGTTGTGACAGCGGCCAGTCTTTCTTGGCTGAAGCACCCGAGTCCCCCGCTACATTGTCTTACAGGAAGATCATTCAAA gaattcaggaataCTGTGAACAACACCATTTGCAAGAAGAAAAGATAATGTAA